Proteins from a single region of Belliella baltica DSM 15883:
- the rny gene encoding ribonuclease Y: MGESLYIIISGLVGLGIGALLVGFFLKGNNKKIEEEAKEKAKIILREAEMNAESLKKDRILEAKEKYLKLKSEFEEEANKKKAIIITNENKLKQKEQVLSKELEQIKRKEAELDSKKENLSAQMHAVQVKKDELDRVTNQRIADLEKIANLTKEEAREQLVEMLKDEANTKASSHIKDILDQAKLSATKQAKKIVLDTIQRTATEHAIENCVSVFNIESDDIKGKIIGREGRNIRALEAATGVEIVVDDTPEAIIISGFDPVRREVARLSLHRLVQDGRIHPARIEEVVAKTEKNIDEEIVEIGERTCIELGIHGLHPELIRMVGRMRFRSSYGQNLLQHSKEVAKLCATMAAEMGLNAKMAKRAGLLHDIGKVYPEEAELPHAILGMELAKKYKEHPEVCNAIGAHHDEIEMTSMISPIVQASDAISGSRPGARREIMDSYIKRLKDLEDLALSFDGVNKCFAMQAGRELRVIVDADNVSDQTASQLSFDISQKIEKEMQYPGQIKITVIREMRSVSYAK; encoded by the coding sequence ATGGGAGAATCATTATACATCATCATTTCAGGTCTAGTGGGACTTGGAATAGGAGCCTTACTTGTAGGCTTTTTTCTGAAAGGAAATAATAAGAAAATCGAGGAAGAAGCTAAAGAAAAAGCTAAAATCATCTTGCGTGAAGCAGAGATGAACGCAGAATCTTTGAAAAAAGACAGGATTCTTGAAGCCAAAGAGAAGTACTTGAAGCTAAAATCTGAATTTGAAGAAGAGGCTAACAAGAAAAAAGCAATTATCATCACCAATGAAAATAAGCTAAAACAAAAAGAACAAGTACTTTCAAAGGAGCTAGAGCAAATCAAGCGTAAAGAAGCAGAGCTTGATAGTAAGAAGGAAAATCTAAGTGCTCAGATGCATGCTGTTCAAGTGAAGAAAGATGAGCTCGACAGGGTCACCAATCAGAGAATTGCTGATTTAGAAAAAATCGCAAATCTAACCAAAGAAGAAGCTAGAGAGCAATTGGTAGAAATGCTGAAAGATGAAGCTAATACAAAAGCTTCTTCACACATCAAAGATATTCTTGATCAAGCAAAATTATCCGCAACTAAGCAGGCCAAAAAGATCGTGTTGGATACCATTCAGCGAACAGCCACAGAGCATGCTATTGAAAATTGTGTGTCTGTATTCAATATCGAAAGTGATGATATCAAAGGTAAAATCATCGGTAGAGAAGGTAGAAATATCAGAGCGTTAGAAGCTGCTACTGGAGTTGAAATTGTAGTAGATGATACGCCTGAAGCGATTATTATCTCAGGTTTTGATCCGGTAAGAAGAGAAGTTGCGAGGTTATCGCTTCATAGATTAGTGCAGGATGGTAGAATCCACCCAGCAAGAATCGAAGAGGTAGTTGCAAAGACAGAAAAAAACATAGACGAGGAAATCGTAGAAATAGGAGAGAGAACTTGTATAGAACTTGGAATTCATGGCCTTCATCCTGAGTTGATCAGAATGGTGGGAAGAATGAGGTTCCGTTCTTCTTACGGTCAAAACTTACTTCAACATTCCAAAGAAGTAGCCAAGCTTTGTGCTACCATGGCAGCTGAAATGGGCTTGAATGCTAAGATGGCCAAAAGAGCAGGTTTGCTTCACGATATTGGTAAAGTTTATCCTGAGGAAGCAGAATTGCCTCACGCAATCTTGGGAATGGAGCTTGCCAAAAAATACAAGGAACACCCAGAAGTATGTAATGCTATCGGAGCTCACCATGATGAGATAGAAATGACTTCGATGATTTCTCCAATCGTACAGGCATCTGATGCGATCTCGGGCTCTAGACCGGGAGCAAGAAGAGAAATCATGGATAGCTACATCAAGAGATTGAAAGATCTCGAAGATTTAGCACTCAGCTTTGATGGAGTAAATAAATGTTTTGCTATGCAAGCAGGACGTGAACTTCGTGTTATCGTAGATGCTGATAATGTAAGTGATCAGACAGCAAGTCAGCTTTCTTTTGATATCTCTCAGAAAATCGAAAAAGAAATGCAGTATCCTGGTCAAATCAAAATCACTGTAATCAGAGAAATGAGATCTGTGAGTTACGCTAAGTAA
- a CDS encoding DUF1684 domain-containing protein — translation MSTKNILLTIVTVIVLAAVIYTLTNADDPEVYVENIEKEREKQFKFLRFNPESPLDTEQKNNLGALSFYPIDPAFKVRARLVPAEDRKVITIPMTDGSEEKYIKHSYAEFDLKGVPQKLLLLQSINEIDKRNFFLAFADSTSGLDTYGGGRYLNLRQDGKNSVSIDFNLAYNPYCAYNPDFACPLPPRENLMELGILAGEKDYKKE, via the coding sequence ATGAGTACAAAAAATATTTTATTGACTATAGTTACGGTAATTGTTTTGGCAGCCGTTATCTATACTTTGACCAACGCTGATGACCCTGAAGTTTATGTCGAAAACATTGAGAAAGAACGAGAAAAGCAATTTAAATTTTTAAGATTCAATCCCGAGTCACCTTTGGATACAGAACAAAAAAATAACTTAGGAGCTCTAAGTTTTTATCCCATTGACCCAGCCTTCAAAGTCAGAGCGAGGTTAGTTCCTGCCGAAGACCGAAAGGTTATCACCATTCCAATGACTGACGGATCTGAGGAGAAATACATCAAACACTCCTATGCTGAATTTGATTTGAAAGGTGTTCCGCAAAAATTACTTTTGCTGCAGAGCATCAATGAAATCGATAAACGCAATTTCTTTTTAGCTTTTGCAGATTCCACAAGTGGATTAGATACTTATGGTGGAGGTCGCTACCTTAATCTGAGACAAGATGGGAAAAATAGTGTTTCCATAGATTTCAATTTAGCTTACAACCCTTATTGCGCCTACAACCCTGATTTTGCATGTCCTCTTCCTCCCAGAGAGAATTTGATGGAACTAGGAATTCTTGCAGGTGAAAAAGATTATAAAAAGGAGTAA
- a CDS encoding cell division protein ZapA codes for METLSVKIKIGDREYPMKVKVEDEAKIRHAGKLINDKIKRYREEFGLDDKQDLLAMAAFDCMVESMEQDKVNSDDSEMIKATIAKVNRQLTDLL; via the coding sequence ATGGAAACACTTTCTGTGAAAATTAAAATCGGAGATCGCGAATACCCGATGAAGGTAAAAGTGGAGGATGAGGCGAAAATCAGACATGCAGGAAAATTGATTAATGATAAAATCAAAAGATATAGAGAAGAATTTGGCTTGGATGACAAACAGGATTTATTGGCTATGGCAGCATTTGACTGCATGGTGGAATCCATGGAACAAGACAAGGTCAACTCTGATGACAGCGAAATGATAAAGGCAACTATTGCCAAAGTAAACCGTCAGTTAACAGATCTTTTATAA
- the radC gene encoding RadC family protein, with product MDDYLSIKISALAEEDRPREKLLLKGRAALSDAELIAILIGSGTRSLSAVDLSKYILASVNYDLGSLARMSIKDLQQFKGIGEAKAISIVSALELGRRRKNETPQKRQRINSSKEAYDLMKPDLMDESVESFYIIMLNRNNQLIKKQLISRGGTNATVVDPKVIFKYALEVMANSIILVHNHPSGNLKPSEQDKRLTQKLVAAGESLDVMVMDHVIFADCGYFSFADEGIL from the coding sequence ATGGATGACTATCTATCTATCAAAATATCAGCCTTAGCAGAGGAGGACAGGCCAAGGGAAAAATTACTTTTAAAAGGCAGAGCGGCATTATCAGATGCGGAATTAATAGCTATTCTAATTGGTTCGGGTACAAGGTCGCTGAGTGCTGTCGATCTTTCGAAATATATCTTAGCATCTGTCAATTATGACCTAGGGTCTTTAGCGAGAATGTCCATCAAAGATTTGCAGCAATTCAAAGGAATAGGTGAAGCAAAGGCAATTAGCATAGTCAGTGCCTTGGAATTAGGAAGAAGACGAAAAAATGAAACCCCTCAAAAACGTCAAAGAATAAATTCCTCCAAAGAGGCTTATGACCTGATGAAGCCTGACTTGATGGATGAATCAGTTGAGTCATTTTACATCATCATGTTAAATCGTAACAACCAATTGATCAAAAAGCAATTGATCAGCAGAGGAGGGACTAATGCCACTGTAGTTGACCCTAAGGTTATTTTTAAATATGCATTAGAAGTTATGGCAAACTCGATTATTCTGGTCCACAATCATCCTTCTGGAAACCTAAAACCTTCAGAACAAGATAAAAGATTGACACAAAAGTTGGTAGCTGCGGGAGAAAGTTTGGATGTAATGGTTATGGATCATGTAATATTCGCAGATTGTGGCTATTTTAGCTTCGCAGATGAAGGAATATTATAA
- the pheT gene encoding phenylalanine--tRNA ligase subunit beta — translation MKISINRLKDFILLDQSSEEIASLLTGSGLEVEGIERFESIKGGLEGIVIGEVLTCERHPNADKLSVTTVDIGTEVVPIVCGAPNVAAGQKVVVATEGCMLYPSSGEPFQIKKAKIRGEVSKGMICAEDEIGFGESHAGIMVLDTDLPNGSSAADYFKVEKSDVLEIGLTPNRADAASHLGVARDLRALLNKEICLPSVDRFKVDHTQLSIPVSVENAEDCPRYSGLTISNIKVGPSPAWLQNYLKALDLEPINNIVDITNFILHDLGQPLHAFDAEQISGGKIHVKKLAKDSKFITLDDKERKLSGEELMICDENGGLCIAGIFGGKGSGVSDTTTKIFLESAYFSPDIIRKGSQFHGLKTDASFRFERGTDPNMPIYALKRAALLIQELAGGEISSEIIDIYPNPVADFEIDVLYKHVDRLIGKHIPKDQVKSILKGLEIDVINEKEDGFTAIVKPYRVDVTRESDVIEEILRIYGFENVALSENLNADFLAEHPVKDLNKLQYRLSEVLSGLGYFEIITNSLTKPTYVEKSAHLKSEDNVVILNKLSEDLGVMRQSLLFTGLEVLAHNINRRQKDLKLFEFGSVYFKQVEGYREEKRLSLFLTGEKTAESWLEPSKDVQFPDLFAVVELILEKLNIDNATVEIVHSAPFDYALQLNLGTKILGTVGMLDTSVSKLAEVKQPVLFTELNWDLLCKKSKGLKKYQEISKFPEVRRDLSLVIDKKVTFDEVKKVALKAGGKLLQRVGVFDVYQGNKIEAGKKAYALSFYLQDLENTLTDKIIDKTMSRLIQSFENETGAFIRK, via the coding sequence ATGAAAATTTCTATAAATAGACTGAAAGATTTTATACTGCTTGATCAATCTTCTGAGGAAATCGCTTCGCTGCTGACCGGTTCAGGTCTTGAAGTAGAAGGAATTGAGCGTTTTGAATCGATCAAAGGGGGCTTGGAAGGGATTGTTATCGGAGAAGTTCTAACTTGCGAAAGACATCCAAATGCGGATAAGTTGAGTGTTACTACAGTGGATATAGGTACCGAAGTGGTGCCAATTGTCTGCGGAGCGCCAAATGTAGCGGCTGGACAAAAAGTGGTAGTAGCCACCGAAGGTTGTATGTTGTATCCAAGTTCTGGAGAACCTTTTCAAATCAAAAAAGCAAAAATTAGAGGTGAAGTGTCTAAAGGAATGATTTGTGCCGAAGATGAAATTGGTTTTGGAGAAAGTCATGCAGGAATCATGGTTTTGGACACAGACTTACCCAATGGGTCTTCAGCTGCTGACTATTTTAAAGTTGAGAAGAGTGATGTTTTGGAAATTGGGTTAACGCCAAATAGAGCTGACGCTGCATCACATCTGGGTGTAGCGCGCGACCTAAGAGCACTTCTGAACAAGGAAATTTGTCTTCCTTCAGTTGATAGATTTAAAGTAGATCATACCCAGTTATCTATACCTGTATCAGTAGAGAACGCTGAAGATTGTCCCAGATACTCAGGATTGACAATTTCTAATATTAAAGTTGGACCATCTCCAGCTTGGCTTCAAAACTATCTGAAAGCGCTTGATTTAGAGCCAATCAATAATATTGTTGACATCACTAATTTCATTCTTCATGATTTGGGTCAGCCGCTTCATGCTTTTGATGCAGAGCAGATTAGTGGAGGAAAGATTCATGTCAAGAAATTGGCTAAAGACTCAAAATTCATCACACTTGATGACAAGGAAAGAAAACTTTCTGGCGAAGAATTGATGATTTGTGATGAAAATGGAGGGCTTTGTATAGCAGGTATTTTTGGAGGAAAAGGCTCTGGTGTTTCAGATACTACGACAAAGATTTTCTTAGAAAGTGCTTATTTCTCACCAGATATCATCAGAAAAGGAAGTCAATTCCACGGACTCAAAACAGATGCTTCCTTCAGATTTGAAAGAGGGACTGATCCCAATATGCCGATTTATGCATTAAAAAGAGCAGCGCTTCTGATTCAGGAATTAGCTGGAGGAGAAATTTCATCTGAGATCATTGACATTTATCCGAATCCAGTTGCAGACTTTGAGATCGATGTGTTGTACAAACATGTGGATAGATTGATAGGAAAGCATATTCCAAAAGATCAGGTTAAATCCATCTTAAAAGGGCTGGAGATAGATGTGATTAACGAAAAGGAAGATGGATTTACAGCGATTGTGAAGCCTTATAGAGTTGATGTGACCAGAGAGTCTGATGTGATCGAGGAGATATTGAGAATTTATGGTTTCGAAAATGTAGCCTTATCAGAGAATCTAAATGCAGATTTTCTGGCAGAGCATCCAGTCAAAGACTTGAACAAGTTGCAATACAGATTGAGTGAAGTACTTTCTGGTCTTGGTTACTTTGAGATTATCACCAATTCATTGACCAAACCTACCTATGTAGAGAAATCTGCGCATCTAAAATCGGAAGACAATGTTGTTATTCTCAACAAGCTGAGTGAGGATTTGGGTGTGATGAGACAAAGTCTTCTTTTCACAGGTTTGGAAGTTTTGGCACACAATATCAACAGAAGGCAAAAGGATTTGAAATTATTCGAATTTGGATCCGTTTACTTCAAACAAGTAGAAGGCTATAGAGAAGAAAAGAGACTTTCACTTTTCTTGACAGGTGAAAAAACTGCGGAGAGCTGGTTAGAGCCGTCCAAAGACGTTCAATTCCCAGATCTATTTGCTGTAGTAGAGCTGATTTTAGAAAAACTTAATATCGACAATGCCACTGTAGAAATTGTTCATAGTGCCCCGTTTGATTACGCTTTACAGCTTAATTTAGGAACCAAAATATTGGGAACTGTTGGGATGTTGGATACATCGGTCAGCAAATTAGCGGAAGTGAAGCAGCCCGTTTTATTTACCGAACTCAATTGGGATTTGCTTTGCAAAAAGTCAAAAGGCTTGAAGAAATATCAAGAAATCTCCAAATTTCCGGAGGTAAGAAGGGATTTGTCTTTGGTGATTGATAAAAAAGTTACTTTTGATGAAGTAAAAAAAGTAGCTTTAAAGGCTGGTGGAAAGTTATTGCAGCGCGTTGGTGTGTTTGATGTTTACCAAGGAAATAAGATTGAAGCAGGCAAAAAAGCTTATGCTTTGAGTTTTTATTTGCAGGATTTGGAGAACACATTGACAGATAAAATTATTGATAAGACCATGAGCCGACTGATTCAAAGCTTTGAGAATGAGACTGGTGCTTTTATTCGAAAATAA
- a CDS encoding zinc-dependent peptidase, protein MFFFHHIFFSIGEVFYSSYKNLKVRLAKKKLSEQDKNILKNLLPYYAKLNASHKQEFIEKVEWFIAEKNFVPRGEMTMVTQEMKLLISATAVMVTFGFPGVTLKHFKKILIYPDSYYSTINQQFHQGEVNPKLGIIVLSWENFVRGFIDLQDGINLGIHEIAHAMKLENQIHYNSESNFFNPTLWGRYAENAAMEIDKILNGEETIFRSSAANNQHEFFAVALEVFFERSVELKSYNQRLYQSLVYLLNQDPLVLAREV, encoded by the coding sequence ATGTTCTTCTTTCATCACATTTTCTTTAGCATAGGAGAGGTTTTTTATTCTTCTTACAAAAATCTAAAGGTTCGATTAGCTAAGAAAAAATTATCTGAACAAGATAAAAATATCTTAAAAAATCTCCTTCCCTACTATGCAAAATTGAATGCAAGCCACAAACAAGAGTTTATAGAAAAGGTAGAGTGGTTCATTGCTGAAAAGAATTTTGTACCAAGAGGGGAAATGACGATGGTTACTCAAGAAATGAAGCTATTGATCTCAGCCACAGCAGTGATGGTTACATTTGGGTTTCCGGGAGTGACTTTAAAGCATTTCAAAAAAATACTAATTTATCCTGATTCCTATTATTCGACGATCAATCAGCAATTTCATCAAGGAGAAGTCAATCCAAAGTTGGGAATCATTGTATTGTCTTGGGAGAATTTTGTAAGAGGATTTATTGATCTGCAGGATGGGATAAATCTAGGGATTCATGAAATCGCCCACGCGATGAAGCTCGAAAATCAAATTCATTATAATAGTGAGAGTAATTTCTTCAATCCAACACTTTGGGGACGATACGCTGAAAATGCAGCTATGGAAATAGACAAAATCCTAAATGGAGAAGAGACTATTTTCCGCTCCTCTGCAGCCAATAATCAACACGAGTTTTTTGCAGTTGCATTGGAAGTATTTTTCGAAAGGTCAGTCGAACTCAAAAGCTACAATCAAAGACTCTATCAATCTTTGGTTTATTTGCTCAATCAAGATCCACTGGTTCTGGCTCGAGAAGTTTAA
- a CDS encoding IS1595 family transposase codes for MNILKFEERFPDEESCIRFFKVKREQEGVVCKKCKEKDHYWLHRKSMFQCKSCGFRTSLKSGTVMENSNLSLRKWLMAMTFFSATKQGFTALELQRQMGFTRYQTVFDLCHKIRVIMGKRDDQYKLEDMVEYDEAYITKATAAEKKKSLNRGRGTQQKSTVAVMAESTILEDPKTKKLSKSCRYFKMKKIEDLKAKTAEKLIKDFINKDAVLQTDDSTTYAKFEDFVDVHVTELSSTKEGRFNLKWAHTAISNLKSDLRKYKMISERRLQNYIDEFCYKLNRRYFGERLFDRLIIASIQPYWQSSG; via the coding sequence ATGAATATTTTGAAGTTCGAAGAGCGCTTTCCAGATGAAGAATCCTGTATCAGGTTTTTCAAGGTTAAAAGGGAACAAGAAGGCGTGGTTTGCAAAAAGTGCAAGGAAAAAGATCACTATTGGCTCCACCGTAAAAGTATGTTTCAATGCAAAAGTTGCGGATTCCGTACCAGTTTGAAAAGTGGAACTGTGATGGAAAATAGCAATCTGTCACTTCGTAAGTGGTTGATGGCCATGACCTTCTTTAGTGCCACTAAGCAGGGGTTTACCGCTCTTGAACTCCAGCGACAAATGGGGTTTACTCGCTACCAAACCGTCTTTGATTTATGCCATAAGATTCGTGTCATAATGGGTAAGCGGGATGATCAATATAAGCTCGAAGACATGGTAGAATATGATGAAGCTTACATCACCAAGGCAACCGCAGCAGAGAAAAAGAAGTCTCTCAATCGGGGCCGAGGAACCCAGCAGAAGTCCACAGTTGCTGTGATGGCTGAATCAACCATTCTGGAGGATCCTAAAACAAAGAAGTTATCCAAAAGCTGCCGATACTTCAAGATGAAGAAAATAGAGGACTTAAAGGCCAAAACGGCAGAGAAACTGATTAAAGACTTCATCAATAAAGATGCTGTTCTTCAAACCGATGATAGTACCACTTACGCTAAATTTGAGGACTTCGTGGATGTCCATGTCACCGAATTATCTTCAACAAAAGAGGGTAGATTCAACCTTAAATGGGCTCATACAGCAATCAGTAACCTCAAAAGTGATCTTAGAAAGTATAAAATGATTTCAGAAAGAAGGCTTCAGAACTACATCGACGAGTTTTGCTACAAACTAAACCGAAGATACTTTGGAGAAAGACTCTTTGACCGACTTATTATTGCTTCTATCCAACCCTACTGGCAAAGTAGCGGATAA
- a CDS encoding M20/M25/M40 family metallo-hydrolase encodes MKLFKSLLSLALSFLFIQVSAQDIKSTYKTEVEKLAKKKEVQDAFAYILEIDEQTIADMITLTEIPAPSFEEAEKGLVFAEMLRDAGADSVWIDEVGNVIALRKGKNSNKTIVIDAHLDTVFPIETDITVKQRGDTLYAPGIADANRSLAMSIALMKTLAHENIRTTHDLWFVGSVGEEGLGDLKGMKHLFREGGQKIDAFIAIDGGGIDGIVNGGIGSLRYRVTFKGSGGHSYGAFGIGNPHNALANAISSFVPKADQFTKEGIRTTYSVSVLGGGTSVNSIPYESWMLVDMRSESQERLQGIKKLFLESIEEGLEKENSIIRRGEALTVDIENVGDRPSGITDPGNPLVQQSMAVANYLTGNQPRLSSSSTNSNIAVSLGIPAVTIGRGGQAGGGHSLDEWFLNKDGYLGLQNALLLILLQGEY; translated from the coding sequence ATGAAATTATTCAAAAGCTTACTATCACTCGCTCTATCGTTTCTGTTTATACAAGTTTCTGCTCAGGATATTAAATCAACTTATAAGACAGAAGTAGAAAAACTCGCAAAGAAAAAAGAAGTTCAGGATGCTTTTGCTTATATCCTTGAGATTGATGAGCAAACGATAGCTGACATGATCACTTTGACAGAGATTCCTGCACCATCTTTTGAGGAAGCAGAAAAGGGATTGGTTTTCGCAGAAATGCTTCGGGATGCTGGTGCTGATTCAGTTTGGATCGATGAGGTGGGCAATGTCATCGCATTGAGAAAAGGTAAGAATTCTAATAAAACCATCGTGATAGATGCACATTTGGATACTGTTTTTCCGATAGAAACTGATATCACTGTAAAACAAAGAGGTGATACTTTATATGCCCCTGGAATAGCTGATGCAAACCGTTCTTTGGCTATGTCAATTGCCTTGATGAAAACGTTAGCTCATGAAAATATCAGAACAACACATGACTTATGGTTTGTAGGTTCGGTTGGAGAAGAAGGACTTGGAGATTTGAAAGGGATGAAACACCTTTTTAGAGAAGGAGGACAGAAAATTGATGCTTTTATCGCAATTGATGGTGGAGGAATAGATGGTATCGTCAATGGAGGAATTGGCTCTCTTCGGTATAGAGTTACTTTCAAAGGTTCAGGAGGGCATTCCTATGGCGCTTTTGGAATAGGCAACCCGCACAATGCCTTAGCCAATGCGATTTCTAGTTTTGTTCCGAAAGCCGATCAGTTTACCAAAGAAGGAATCAGAACAACTTACAGCGTGTCAGTTCTAGGAGGAGGAACTTCAGTGAATTCTATTCCTTATGAATCTTGGATGCTCGTCGATATGAGGTCTGAAAGTCAAGAAAGACTACAAGGAATCAAGAAATTATTTTTAGAATCAATTGAAGAAGGTTTAGAAAAGGAAAACAGTATTATTCGCAGAGGAGAAGCTCTGACAGTAGATATCGAAAATGTAGGAGATAGACCTAGTGGAATTACCGATCCGGGTAATCCATTGGTTCAGCAGTCCATGGCTGTTGCGAACTATCTGACAGGCAATCAACCAAGGTTAAGTTCCAGCTCTACAAATAGTAATATTGCTGTTTCTTTGGGAATTCCCGCAGTAACAATAGGGAGAGGAGGGCAGGCCGGAGGCGGACACAGTCTAGATGAATGGTTCCTCAACAAAGATGGCTATCTCGGGCTTCAGAATGCTTTATTATTGATTTTATTGCAGGGGGAATATTGA
- a CDS encoding ABC-F family ATP-binding cassette domain-containing protein: protein MISVDNIAVLHGGSALFSDVSFSINENDKIALMGKNGAGKSTMLKIIAGVSKPTKGGVSAPKDAVIAYLPQHLLTADDCTVMEETSKAFASYLNMKTEIDRLNEELTVRTDYDSEEYYKIIEQVSELSEKFYAIEEVNYEAEVEKVLLGLGFERPDFTRSTSEFSGGWRMRIELAKILLQKPDLILLDEPTNHLDIESIQWLEEFLTEKAKAVVVISHDRAFVDNITNRTIEVTMGRIYDYKAKYSHYLELRKERREQQQKQFDEQQKFIAETTQFIERFKGTYSKTLQVQSRVKMLEKLDIVEVDEVDSSALKLRFPPSPRSGKYPVIVQDLSKSYGDHVVFKDANMIIEQGQKVSFVGKNGEGKSTMIKAIMGEIDYEGKCELGHNAMIGYFAQNQASLLDESLTIFETIDQIAVGEIRSKIKDLLGAFMFKGDDINKKVKVLSGGEKTRLAMIKLLLEPVNLLILDEPTNHLDMKTKDIIKDALKAFDGTLIIVSHDRDFLDGLVTKVFEFGNKRVKEHFEDINGFLRNKKLENLREVERK, encoded by the coding sequence ATGATTTCTGTAGATAACATAGCGGTATTGCATGGAGGCTCGGCATTGTTTAGTGACGTTTCTTTTTCCATCAACGAGAATGACAAAATAGCCCTCATGGGTAAAAATGGAGCTGGAAAATCCACGATGCTTAAGATCATCGCTGGAGTATCTAAGCCGACTAAAGGTGGGGTTTCTGCTCCGAAAGACGCGGTAATTGCATACTTGCCACAACATTTGCTCACCGCGGATGATTGCACTGTGATGGAAGAAACTTCCAAAGCCTTCGCTTCTTACCTCAATATGAAAACAGAAATCGATAGGCTCAACGAAGAATTAACTGTACGAACTGATTATGATTCGGAAGAGTATTATAAAATCATCGAGCAAGTATCTGAGCTTAGCGAAAAATTCTACGCCATCGAAGAAGTAAATTATGAAGCTGAAGTAGAGAAAGTACTTTTAGGATTAGGTTTCGAAAGGCCTGATTTCACACGATCAACATCAGAATTCTCCGGTGGATGGAGAATGAGAATTGAACTTGCTAAAATCTTATTGCAAAAACCAGACTTGATACTTTTGGATGAACCTACCAATCACCTTGACATTGAGTCCATTCAGTGGCTGGAAGAATTTTTAACAGAAAAAGCAAAAGCTGTTGTTGTAATTTCCCATGATAGGGCCTTTGTGGATAACATCACAAATAGGACTATTGAAGTGACGATGGGCCGTATTTATGATTACAAAGCCAAATACTCCCATTACCTTGAACTAAGAAAAGAGCGCAGAGAGCAGCAGCAAAAGCAATTTGACGAGCAACAAAAATTTATAGCTGAGACAACTCAATTTATAGAAAGATTTAAAGGAACCTATTCCAAGACATTACAAGTGCAATCTCGCGTGAAGATGTTGGAGAAATTGGATATTGTTGAGGTAGATGAGGTAGATTCTTCTGCTTTGAAATTACGCTTCCCCCCTTCTCCAAGGTCAGGAAAATATCCTGTCATCGTGCAGGACCTTTCTAAATCCTACGGAGATCATGTGGTCTTCAAAGATGCCAACATGATCATTGAGCAAGGTCAAAAAGTATCTTTTGTAGGGAAAAATGGTGAAGGTAAATCCACCATGATCAAAGCCATCATGGGAGAAATCGACTACGAAGGAAAGTGTGAGTTAGGCCACAATGCCATGATAGGCTACTTTGCTCAGAATCAAGCTTCACTTCTCGACGAGAGTCTGACAATTTTTGAAACCATAGATCAGATCGCCGTAGGAGAAATCCGCTCCAAGATCAAGGATCTCTTGGGAGCATTTATGTTCAAAGGCGATGACATCAACAAAAAAGTCAAAGTGCTCTCTGGTGGTGAAAAAACCAGATTGGCCATGATCAAACTTTTGCTGGAACCTGTCAATCTCTTGATTCTCGATGAACCTACCAATCATTTGGATATGAAAACCAAAGACATCATCAAGGATGCTTTGAAAGCATTTGATGGAACATTGATTATTGTGTCCCACGATAGAGATTTCTTGGATGGCTTAGTAACCAAAGTATTCGAATTTGGCAACAAGCGTGTCAAAGAACACTTCGAAGACATCAATGGATTCTTGAGAAATAAGAAACTGGAGAACTTAAGAGAGGTGGAGAGGAAATAA
- the rpsT gene encoding 30S ribosomal protein S20 — MANHKSALKRIRANEAKRLRNRYQAKTTRTFIKRLKLTTDKVEAQELLKKVTSMIDKLAKKNIIHKNNASNKKSKLTRLVNSLA; from the coding sequence ATGGCAAATCACAAATCGGCACTTAAAAGAATTCGTGCAAACGAAGCCAAACGTCTGAGAAACAGATATCAGGCCAAGACAACTAGGACTTTTATCAAAAGATTGAAATTGACTACAGACAAAGTAGAAGCTCAAGAACTTTTGAAAAAAGTAACTTCTATGATTGATAAATTGGCTAAGAAGAATATCATTCACAAGAATAATGCTTCAAACAAGAAATCAAAATTGACTAGATTAGTCAATTCTTTAGCTTAA